AATTCACGCAAacaagagtacaaatcttctttgaagagtattttctcactaaaatcactttagatcttttgtagtcttaatgtgcaaaagttggaGGAAAGTGgttgaccatgctctatttatatgagaccaaaaagttCCTCTATTAATGCTTCTAACGGATGGAaggcagttgaagagtcaactagccgttagtagtgtcggacgtctggTAGACCTGtttcttgcgtccgacagtaggcAGTGAGCTCAAGAAATTTACTTCAATCCTTTCGGACATCCGATACTTTTAATGTTTGCGTCCGACAGTGGATAGTGAAGTTGAGAATTATTCTTCAATCCTTTCGGACGTCTAGTGCCTCCAatgctttgcgtccgaagtgttgcaatgtttatcggacgtccggtgctctaATGTTGTGCGTCCGATCGAAGTCAGTGATCTTAGAAGGATGACTTAATTTCTTCGGACATCCAGTGGTGGGGttctttatgcgtccgaagttgcgtaatgattatcggacgtccgatccagtcttcaccagcgtccgacagctttcatcactttttgcctcttttacttgaacttaatctttgaacctgatttgcttcatttttGAACAGATCTTTGAGgagatattagtaacatccatttattttgtaaacatcaaaagttagggactaaaattaacaatctccccctttttgatgatgacaaaacaatggatggagggaaaaaaatagttgaatcaaaactcccccttacataATACATCCAAAAAGTTTGTAAGTACCCACTCCCCCTCAagataactcccccttacacatttaCTAGATTACACTTCCTGAAAATCCAGATTAACAGATTAATATCTAtttgatgagaacatgaagatttggattcctttcaaattcaaggaaattcaattgatggttgatggtgcaatcgggttcaagaatcattgaagatttgtcatgcttatttcttgttatttatttaagtaagtttccagcaatacttgttagttagtcttgagttattaagggaaataaaggctaaggtcatgttgaccataatTAAAccaattgagtcagttagtttcctattctaattgaattagagttttagaaaaatagttaattgcttccaaatttatttaggaagttgtgtcaagttaAATAAGAaagcttgtattgtttccaatttagattagggttttgagtcttgtaaggctataaatagccaactttatttaactatttagacatatgatattgaagatgaattaatgaaaagagagttgtctccttttatggagttccttgatggaacttgagtttcttcttgaacagtatcaagtatttagcttggatacttgtggtgttcaaggcaagataatcacatcatcttgttctttcaagccaataaccaatccactaggtttttaGAGacaggttctctttaggtcgagcaaggtagttattgttccataacctggttaagatagatccttccgctgcctgatcgacttggttcttcaagacaggttcttgctgGATCGAGTTCGTATTATTATGTGTGGAGTGGTAAGTTGACTTTTTGCTATATGTATACTAAGCTTTTGGATTGTTGGTGTAGTGATTATGTTTAATTAGGGTTACACTCCCTTGCTTGGAAGATATCTCATCCGTTTCATTTGagttattagtactttgatcgactgagccccggcgagagttgggtaggcagtccgctgataccctagggtccgccctagggagaggtggggctgtcacatgctTGGATTCAAGTTCTCATTAACGTTTTGTTATTTTAATGCATGAAAGCACGTCTTGGCCACAGAGATTGTAAAGTGcctatttacttatttatttgtgTGCAAAATTCATGAATTGCATTTTCTGCTCCTGTTGTGTATTGCGTTTTCATCTTGAATCTTCGTATGGAGATGAGAGCAGATATTTATTTTAAGAAGTTCTTGAGTTTGAATTCCTGGTTCTTAtgtttaataataataaaaatcaaCCGTAGCTTGAAGTGAAACTTGATGTAAAGATGCATCATGTTTTACTACAATTTTCGGGTGTTGTAATTTTGTGCATTTAGCTTGATGAATGCCCATGCACTCTCAATGTTGAAGCCCTAGCCGCCAACTGGGAAGCTTTCATTCTTACCCCCGCTCATGAAAAGGGGTGAAGATACAAATTTCAGACGAGAACTTGATGATGATTTTCTCTCCTCCTAATGAAATTTCGTGAGAATGGCCGCCCCCGGAACCGGAAAGCCGTAGCGTTCTCAATATTGGTTTGGTAGATTTCTGTTATTCCACTTCCACTTCAAGCGTGCTTTTTCAGTAAATGATTGTTGTGCGGTACATTGATTTTTAAATTACTACGACTACAAGTAAAAGCTTGCgcaaaccaaaaaagaaaaagaaaagattgaatATGTGGCTAAATGTCAATGGGTAAAACCGAAGGTAGAATTGGGAGGTGGAACACAGGATCCTaatcttttagtttttttaagtATATTATTTGGTTGGCAATTTAGCCACTAATTTAGCTAAAACCCTCAATAAGTCTCGCCCAGCACAACAAAACGTCATTAGGCAACTGCTGGTGTTTAAGGTCCAAAAAAGCAGCAACTCCTCCTCCTTTTGAAAGCTGAAATTGAGAATCCCTATAAGTCACCAAACACAACATCATCTCGCTAGTCGACACTCAATGGCTTCAGATTTCTTGTTTGAACCCCCGAGCAATGAGGAAATGGAGTACGAGCACAACGACAGTAAGGACGACTCAGGCGAAGAAGACGGAGAAGCGGAAAACGACGCCTTTAACGAGGAGGAAGACGAAATATCAATTTCTCCAgctaaaaagaataaaaaaatccaAGCACTCTCCCTGGGATTTCTCTTCCTACTCCCAATCAGTTGCCGACGGGCATGCCCGCTGCTGCACCACTTGAGGACCACTCAATTGAGTTTCGATTGGCCGTGCCTGAAGGAGAAGGGTATATTGGGAATCCAGACGATTACGTAGATGCAGCGGGTTATGAAGCTTTGCAGCAAAACTTGGCCGAAACTGATAGCGATGGGCGGCGAGGAGCATCTCCCACATCAAAAGCTTCTGTAGAAGCATTAGAAACCACAGAGATTAAGTCAGAACTGGAGGCATTGGCTTGTGCTGTATGTAAAGATATAGTTGGTGTTGGAGAAATGGTAAAGAAATTGCCTTGTGGACATGGATATCATGAGGATTGTATCATACCGTGGTTGGGGTCGAGAAATTCGTGCCTTGTATGTAGGTATGAGTTGCCGACAGATGATGCAGAGTAcgaggaagaaaggaaaaagagagctACTGCTGCCGCTGCCCCGAGTTCTTCTTCCGGTGGCATTGGCGGTATTAGTGGTGATTACGAGACTCAGTTCTTCTAATCACACTGGTGGCGTATACGTTTACTTTCTGcaattattttttgattttctttttcaagaatTAGCTTATGGTTTCAGATATTTTGACTCGTGGAACTTTATTTGTGGACTAGCTTGAGAAATTGTAAAtttgtttctccttttcttGTTAATGTAAATAAGATTTACTTTGATAAAAAACTTGTTTCTTCTTTATCTCGAGCATCGTGTTCTTGGGGTTAGATAACATGGAAACTGAAACATTTGCACCTATGAAATTAATGATATCATTTTAAACATGATATGCTATGCTATTGAGGTATGCAATTTAACATGTGCATTTGGGTGCTTTAGGAGCTTTACTTATGTCATAAAATGCAGTTAATTTCTAGTTTCTTGTAATAATCTTTATTTGTTTAGTCTGGCAAACCGCAGCTATTAAAGGAGAGTTCACATTGATGGTTCGTTGCGTGCATAATAGATGTTATACCTTTAATTGAAACTGTAGATGCAGAACATTGATGTATTCTTTAGAAACCCTGACCGTAATGATCTCCCCAGTGTATTCAAGCTGAATCTTTGCTGAACGTCAGTCAATGCTGCTGCCTGTGCTACCTCCCAGTGTAATGCATGATACTTGGTCGGAGATTTGCGGAAGGGTGTATGATTTGCACAATCTCTTGTGTGCTTGGATTCAAGTTCTCATTAGCGTTTTGTTGTTTTAATGCATGAAAACGCATCTTGGCCACCGAGATTGTAAAGTGcctatttacttatttatttgtgTGCAAAATTCATGACTTGAATTTTCTGCTCCTGTTGTGTGTTGCGTTTTCATCTTGAATCTTCGTATGGAGATGAGAGCAGATATTTATTTTAAGAAGTTCTTGAGTTCGAATTCCTGGTTCTTatgtataataataataaaaatcaaCCGTAGCTTGAAGTGAAACTTGATGTAAAGATGCATCATGTTTTACTACAATTTTATGATGTTGTAATTTTGTGCATTTAGCTTGATAAATGCCCGTGCACTCTCAATGTTGATGCCCTAGCCGCCAACTGGGAAGCTTTCATTCTAGCTCCTGCCCATGAAAAGGGGTGAAGAAATAGATTTTAGACGAGAACTTGATGATGATCTTCTCTCCTCCTAATGAGATTTCGTGAGAATGGCCGCCCCTGGAACCGGAAAGCCGTAGCGTTCTCAATATTGGTTTGGTAGATTTCTGCTATTCCACTTCCACTTCCTGTGTGCTTTTTCAGTAAACGGTTGTTGTACGGTACATTGATTTTTAAATTACTACGACTACAAGTAAAAGCTTGTccaaaccaaaaaataaaagaaaaagaaaagattgaatATGTGTCTAAATGTCGATGGGTAAAACCGAGGTAGAATTGGGAGGTGGAACACAGGATCctaatcttttatttttttttaagtatattATTTGGTTGGCAATTTAGCTACTAATTTAGCTAAAACCCTCAATAAGTCTCGCGCAGCGCAACAAAACGTCACTAGGCAACTGCTGGTGTGTAAGGTCCAAAAAAACAGCATCTCCTTCTCCTAAAAGCTGAAATTGAGAATCCCCAGAAGTCACCAAACACAACATCATCTCGCTAGTCGCCACTCAATGGCTTTCAGATTTCTTGTTTGAACCTCCGAGCGATGAGAAAATCGAGTACGGGCACGACGACAGCAAGGACGACTCAGGCGAAGAAGACGGAGAAGCGAAAAACGACGCCGTTAACGAGGAGGAAGACGAAATATCAATTTCTCCAgctaaaaagaattaaaaaatccAAGCACTCTCCTTGGGATTTCTCTTCCTACTCGCAGTCAGTTGCCGACGGGCATGCTCGCCGCTGTACCACTTGAGGACCACTCAATTGAGTTTCGATTGGCCGTGCCTGAAGGAGAAGGGTATATTGGGAATCCAGACGATTACGTAGGTACGGCGGGTTATGAAGCTTTGCAGCAAAACCTAGCCGAAATTGATAGCGATGGGCGGCGAGGAGCATCTCCCGCATGAAAAGCTTCTGTGGAAGCAGTAGAAACCACGGAGATTAAGTCAAAACTGGAGGCATTGGCTTGTGCTGTATGTAAAGATATAGTTGGTGTTGGAGAAATGGTAAACAAATTGCCTTGTGGACATGGATATCATGAGGATTGTCTCATACCATGGTTGGGGTCGAGAAATTCGTGCCTTGTATGTAGGTATGAGTTGCCGACAGATGATGCAGAGTAcgaggaagaaaggaaaaagagagctACTGCTGCCGCTGCCCCGAGTTCTTCTTCCGGTGGCATTGGCGGTATTAGTGGTGATTACGAGATTCAGTTCTTCTAATCACACTGGTGGCGTATACGTTTACTTTCTGcaattattttttgattttctttttcaagaatTAGCTTATGGTTTCAGATATTTTGACTCGTGGAACTTTATTTGTGGACTAGCTTGAGAAATTGTaaatttgtttcttcttttcttgttaaTGTAAATAAGATTTACTTTGATAAAAAACTTGTTTCTTCTTTATCTCGAGCATTGTGTTCTTGGGGTTAGATAACATGGAAACTGAAACATTTGCACTTATGAAATTAATGATATCATTTTAAACATGATATGCTATGCTATTGAGGTATGCAATTTAACATGTGCATTTGGGTGCTTTAGGAGCTTTACTTATGTCATAAAATGCAGTTAATTTCTAGTTTCTTGTAATAATCTTTATTTGTTCAGTCTGGCAAACAACAGCTATTAAAGGAGAGTTCACATCGATGGTTCTTTGCGTGCATAATAGATGTTATACCTTTAATTGAAACTGCAGATGCAGAACATTGATGTATTCTTTAGAAACCCTGACCGTAACGATCTCCCCAGTGTATTCAAGCTGAATCTTTGCTGAACGTCAGTCAATGCTGCTGCCTGTGCTAGCTCCCAGTGTAATGCATGATACTTGGTCGGAGATTTGCGGAAAGGCGTATGATTTGCACAATCTCTTGTGTGCTTGGATTCAAGTTCTCATTAGCGTTTTGTTGTTTTAATGCATGAAAACGCGTCTTGGCCACCGAGATTGTAAAGTGcctatttacttatttatttgtgTGCAAAATTCATGACTTGCATTTTCTGCTCCTGTTGTGTGTTGCGTTTTCATCTTGAATCTTCGTATGGAGATGAGAGCAGATATTTATTTTAAGAAGTCCTTGAGTTCGAATTCCTGGTTCTTatgtataataataataaaaatcaaCCGTAGCTTGAAGTGAAACTTGATGTAAAGATGCATCATGTTTTACTACAATTTTATGATGTTGTAATTTTGTGCATTTAGCTTGATGAATGCCCGTGCACTCTCAATGTTGATGCCCTAGCCGCCAACTGGGAAGCTTTCATTCTAGCTCCTGCCCATGAAAAGGGGTGAAGAAATAGATTTTAGACGAGAACTTGATGATGATCTTCTCTCCTCCTAATGAGATTTCGTGAGAATGGCCGCCCCTGGAACCGGAAAGCCGTAGCGTTCTCAATATTGGTTTGGTAGATTTCTGCTATTCCACTTCCACTTCCTGTGTGCTTTTTCAGTAAACGGTTGTTGTACGGTACATTGATTTTTAAATTACTACGACTACAAGTAAAAGCTTGTccaaaccaaaaaataaaagaaaaagaaaagattgaatACGTGTCTAAATGTCGATGGGTAAAACCGAGGTAGAATTGGGAGCTGGAACACAGGATCctaatcttttattttttttaagtatattATTTGGTTGGCAATTTAGCTACTAATTTAGTTAAAACCCTCAATAAGTCTCGCGCAGCGCAACAAAACGTCACTAGGCAACTGCTGGTGTGTAAGGTCCAAAAAAACAGCAGCTCCTTCTCCTAAAAGCTGAAATTGAGAATCCCCAGAAGTCACCAAACACAACATCATCTCGCTAGTCGCCACTCAATGGCTTTCAGATTTCTTGTTTGAACCTCTGAGCGATGAGGAAATCGAGTACGGGCACGACGACAGTAAGGACGACTCAGGCGAAGAAGACGGAGAAACGGAAAACGACGCCCTTAACGAGGAGGAAGACGAAATATCAATTTCTCCAgctaaaaagaattaaaaatccAAGCACTCTCCTTGGGATTTCTCTTCCTACTCCCAGTCAGTTGCCGACGGGCATGCTCGCCGCTGCAGCACTTGAGGACCACTGAATTGAGTTTCGATTGGCCGTGCCTGAAGGAGAAGGGTATATTGGGAATCCAGACGATTACGTAGGTACGGCGGGTTATGAAGCTTTGCAGCAAAACCTAGCCGAAACTGATAGCGATGGGTGGCGAGGAGCATCTCCCGCATCAAAAGCTTCTGTAGAAGCAGTAGAAACCACGGAGATTAAGTCAAAACTGGAGGCATTGGCTTGTGCTGTATGTAAAGATATAGTTGGTGTTGGAGAAATGGTAAAGAAATTGCCTTGTGGACATGGATATCATGAGGATTGTATCATACCATGGTTGGGGTCGAGAAATTCGTGCCTTGTATGTAGGTATGAGTTGCCGACAGATGATGCAGAGTAcgaggaagaaaggaaaaagagagctACTGCTGCCGCTGCCCCGAGTTCTTCTTCCGGTGGCATTGGCGGTATTAGTGGTGATTACGAGATTCAGTTCTTCTAATCACTCTGGTGGCGTATACGTTTACTTTCTGcaattattttttgattttctttttcaagaatTAGCTTATGGTTTCAGATATTTTGACTCGTGGAACTTTATTTGTGGACTAGCTTGAGAAATTGTaaatttgtttcttcttttcttgttaaTGTAAATAAGATTTACTTTGATAAAAAACTTGTTTCTTCTTTATCTCGAGCATTGTGTTCTTGGGGTTAGATAACATGGAAACTGAAACATTTGCACCTATGAAATTAATGATATCATTTTAAACATGATATGCTATGCTATTGAGGTATGCAATTTAACATGTGCATTTGGGTGCTTTAGGAGCTTTACTTATGTCATAAAATGCAGTTAATTTCTAGTTTCTTGTAATAATCTTTATTTGTTCAGTCTGGCAAACAACAGCTATTAAAGGAGAGTTCACATCGATGGTTCTTTGCGTGCATAATAGATGTTATACCTTTAATTGAAACTGCAGATGCAGAACATTGATGTATTCTTTAGAAACCCTGACCGTAACGATCTCCCCAGTGTATTCAAGCTGAATCTTTGCTGAACGTCAGTCAATGCTGCTGCCTGTGCTAGCTCCCAGTGTAATGCATGATACTTGGTCGGAGATTTGCGGAAAGGCGTATGATTTGCACAATCTCTTGTGTGCTTGGATTCAAGTTCTCATTAGCGTTTTGTAGTTTTAATGCATGAAAACGCGTCTTGGCCACCGAGATTGTAAAGTGcctatttacttatttatttgtgTGCAAAATTCATGACTTGCATTTTCTGCTCCTGTTGTGTGTTGCGTTTTCATCTTGAATCTTCGTATGGAGATGAGAGCAGATATTTATTTTAAGAAGTCCTTGAGTTCGAATTCCTGGTTCTTatgtataataataataaaaatcaaCCGTAGCTTGAAGTGAAACTTGATGTAAAGATGCATCATGTTTTACTACAATTTTATGATGTTgtaattttgtgc
The DNA window shown above is from Coffea arabica cultivar ET-39 chromosome 5e, Coffea Arabica ET-39 HiFi, whole genome shotgun sequence and carries:
- the LOC113743855 gene encoding E3 ubiquitin-protein ligase CIP8-like is translated as MPAAAPLEDHSIEFRLAVPEGEGYIGNPDDYVDAAGYEALQQNLAETDSDGRRGASPTSKASVEALETTEIKSELEALACAVCKDIVGVGEMVKKLPCGHGYHEDCIIPWLGSRNSCLVCRYELPTDDAEYEEERKKRATAAAAPSSSSGGIGGISGDYETQFF
- the LOC113743857 gene encoding E3 ubiquitin-protein ligase CIP8-like, whose translation is MGEGYIGNPDDYVGTAGYEALQQNLAETDSDGWRGASPASKASVEAVETTEIKSKLEALACAVCKDIVGVGEMVKKLPCGHGYHEDCIIPWLGSRNSCLVCRYELPTDDAEYEEERKKRATAAAAPSSSSGGIGGISGDYEIQFF